One genomic region from Salvia hispanica cultivar TCC Black 2014 chromosome 2, UniMelb_Shisp_WGS_1.0, whole genome shotgun sequence encodes:
- the LOC125203250 gene encoding probable histone H2A.1, giving the protein MAGRGKTLGSGAAKKATSRSSKAGLQFPVGRIARFLKAGKYAERVGAGAPVYLAAVLEYLAAEVLELAGNAARDNKKTRIVPRHIQLAVRNDEELSKLLGDVTIANGGVMPNIHNLLLPKKTGSSKPSAADED; this is encoded by the exons ATGGCGGGCCGGGGCAAGACGCTAGGATCCGGAGCGGCTAAGAAGGCCACATCCCGAAGCAGCAAGGCCGGCCTTCAGTTTCCCGTCGGCCGTATCGCTCGGTTCCTCAAGGCTGGAAAATACGCCGAACGAGTCGGCGCCGGTGCGCCGGTCTACCTCGCCGCCGTGCTAGAGTACCTCGCCGCAGAG GTTCTGGAATTGGCCGGCAACGCTGCCAGGGACAACAAAAAGACGAGGATCGTTCCCCGCCACATTCAGCTGGCCGTGAGGAACGACGAGGAGCTGAGCAAGCTTCTTGGAGATGTCACGATTGCGAATGGCGGTGTGATGCCCAACATTCACAATCTGCTGCTCCCGAAGAAGACCGGGTCGTCAAAGCCCTCCGCCGCCGACGAGGATTAG
- the LOC125207881 gene encoding (E)-beta-caryophyllene synthase-like has product MEFPLIVTTSKISGNNVGANDNRRSVTYHPNIWGDFFLPYASHHTDISIAEKEEHERQKEEIKELILQIDEVDITLKLELIDLIQRLGVGYHFEKEIDRTLRWIHDTYSEKANNDNDLRVVALRFRLLREQGFPVPCDVFSKFVDEEGNFKESITNDVEGLLNLYEASNYGVQGEEILDKALEFSSSHLQSLIMNMSNNSLSTRVREALNIPISKTLNRLGARKFISMYKEEYSCNRKILDFAISDFNLVQKLHQKELSHLTRWWKELDFANKLPFARDRLVECYFWIVGVYFEPSYAIARKLLTKVIYMASVLDDIYDVYGTLDELTLFTSILRRWDINAIDELPPYMRIYYKALLDVYVEMEDEMGKSYAVEYGKAEMIRLAEVYFKEAEWSFNMYKPTMEEYTKVALLSSGYMMMSINSLAVINDPISKEEFDWVLSEPPILKSSSLITRLMDDLAGYGFEEKLSAVHYYMHENGVSEEEASAELRKQVKNAWKLLNKELLHPREASIPILKCVVNFTRVIIVLYTDEDAYGNSKTKTKDMIKSVLVDPVSNI; this is encoded by the exons ATGGAGTTTCCTTTAATTGTCACTACTTCCAAGATTTCAGGTAACAATGTGGGTGCAAACGACAACCGTCGATCTGTAACTTACCATCCCAACATTTGGGGagatttttttcttccatATGCTTCACATCATACG GACATCTCCATTGCCGAAAAGGAAGAACATGAAAGACAAAAGGAAGAGATTAAGGAATTGATCCTTCAAATTGATGAAGTTGATATAACCCTAAAACTAGAACTCATTGACTTGATCCAACGGCTTGGAGTTGGCTACCATTTCGAAAAGGAAATCGATAGAACCTTACGATGGATTCATGACACCTATAGTGAGAAGGCCAACAACGACAACGATCTTCGAGTAGTTGCTCTTCGCTTTCGCCTACTACGCGAACAAGGTTTCCCCGTTCCATGTG ATGTTTTTAGTAAATTCGTGGACGAGGAAGGAAATTTCAAGGAGTCGATAACGAATGATGTTGAAGGGTTGTTGAACTTGTACGAGGCATCGAACTATGGAGTGCAAGGAGAGGAAATTCTTGACAAAGCATTAGAATTTTCCTCTTCTCATCTCCAGTCGTTAATCATGAACATGAGTAATAATTCTCTTTCGACACGAGTTAGGGAAGCTCTGAATATCCCAATTTCAAAGACTCTAAACAGATTGGGAGCAAGAAAATTCATTTCTATGTACAAAGAAGAATACTCATGCAACAGAAAGATACTCGATTTTGCGATATCGGACTTCAATCTTGTGCAGAAGCTTCACCAGAAAGAGCTAAGTCATCTTACAAG GTGGTGGAAGGAATTGGACTTTGCAAATAAACTTCCCTTTGCTAGAGATAGACTTGTGGAATGCTATTTTTGGATTGTGGGTGTTTACTTTGAGCCAAGCTATGCAATTGCAAGAAAGCTACTAACCAAAGTCATTTATATGGCTTCTGTCCTTGACGACATTTACGACGTCTATGGAACGTTAGACGAACTAACGCTTTTCACTAGCATTCTCCGAAG GTGGGACATTAATGCGATTGATGAATTGCCACCGTACATGAGGATATACTACAAAGCCCTATTGGATGTATATGTTGAAATGGAAGATGAAATGGGAAAATCATATGCGGTCGAATATGGAAAAGCTGAG ATGATTAGGTTGGCGGAGGTGTACTTTAAAGAGGCTGAGTGGTCTTTCAACATGTACAAGCCTACAATGGAAGAATATACAAAAGTGGCACTTTTGTCTTCTGGATATATGATGATGTCAATAAATTCATTAGCTGTGATCAATGATCCAATTAGCAAGGAAGAGTTTGATTGGGTTTTGAGTGAACCACCTATTCTTAAATCATCTTCACTCATTACTAGGCTAATGGATGACCTTGCAGGATATGGG TTTGAAGAAAAGCTCTCAGCAGTGCATTACTACATGCATGAAAATGGTGTTTCAGAGGAAGAAGCTTCTGCAGAGCTGCGCAAACAAGTGAAGAATGCATGGAAGCTTCTAAACAAGGAACTTCTTCACCCAAGAGAAGCTTCCATTCCTATCCTTAAATGTGTTGTCAACTTCACTCGTGTCATAATCGTGTTGTACACAGATGAAGATGCATATGGAAATTCCAAAACTAAGACCAAAGACATGATCAAATCCGTGCTTGTCGATCCCGTCTCCAATATTTAA
- the LOC125204313 gene encoding berberine bridge enzyme-like 18, whose translation MKSSSISTLVLILSCSWAASAGDDFLHCLSQQSWISNVVYTPPNSSYNSILQFSIRNLRFDSEYIPKPKVIITPEHESQVPPVVLCARQSGLEIRTRSGGHDFEGLSYVSLQAPFVILDLINLSEITVDVDRKTAWVGAGATVGSLYYRIAEKSPVLGFPAGFCPTVGVGGHFSGGGYGALMRKYGLSADQVIDARIIDVHGRILDRKSMGEDLFWAIRGGGGASFGVIVAWKVRLVDVPETVTVFTVTKTVEQNATQLARQWQYVAPRLDSDLFIGVLLNRVNSTVLFNFFSLFLGGVDRLLPMLQESFPELGVAREDCIEMSWIQSVLYYSGRTAGSSPDQGTAESLLNRTPETLWNFKMKSDYVKEPAPESMFQGIVRLLRQPEGLLSRVYTVPYGGRMAEIQESATPFPHRAGNLYKIACVAYWRDRDGEDSDKYIRWSRRYYDYMTPYVSKSPREVYLNYRDLDIGVNNFGGQTSYEQASIWGMKYFKNNFDRLVKVKTVIDPANFFKNEQSIPPCKTGSKMKLPEAVFSYE comes from the coding sequence ATGaaatcttcttcaatttcaacTCTTGTTCTCATCTTGTCGTGTTCATGGGCAGCTTCAGCCGGTGACGATTTTCTTCATTGTCTCTCTCAACAATCATGGATTTCCAACGTTGTTTACACTCCTCCCAATTCATCCTACAATTCCATCCTCCAATTTTCCATCCGCAACCTCAGATTCGACTCGGAATATATTCCTAAACCAAAAGTGATCATTACCCCGGAGCACGAATCCCAGGTCCCGCCCGTCGTGCTCTGCGCCAGACAAAGTGGTCTGGAGATCAGAACCCGAAGCGGCGGCCATGACTTCGAGGGACTGTCTTACGTCTCACTACAAGCCCCGTTTGTCATTCTTGATTTGATCAATCTCAGTGAAATCACAGTCGATGTTGACCGGAAAACTGCATGGGTCGGAGCTGGCGCAACCGTCGGTTCTTTGTACTACAGAATCGCCGAAAAAAGTCCGGTTCTCGGGTTTCCCGCCGGATTCTGCCCGACCGTAGGTGTCGGTGGGCACTTCAGCGGCGGCGGCTACGGCGCATTGATGAGGAAATACGGCCTGTCGGCCGATCAGGTCATCGACGCAAGAATAATCGACGTCCATGGTAGAATCCTCGACAGAAAATCAATGGGCGAGGATCTATTCTGGGCAATCAGAGGCGGCGGAGGGGCCAGCTTTGGCGTGATCGTAGCCTGGAAGGTACGACTGGTGGATGTTCCAGAAACTGTCACAGTTTTTACGGTCACAAAGACCGTTGAACAAAATGCGACTCAGTTGGCACGGCAGTGGCAATATGTCGCCCCTCGATTGGACTCCGATTTATTCATCGGAGTTTTACTAAACAGGGTGAATTCCactgttttatttaatttcttctcACTCTTCCTAGGAGGAGTCGACAGACTACTTCCCATGTTGCAGGAGAGTTTCCCGGAGTTGGGTGTGGCGAGAGAAGACTGCATCGAGATGAGCTGGATACAGTCCGTCTTATATTACTCTGGGAGGACGGCAGGATCGTCACCGGATCAGGGCACGGCCGAAAGTCTTCTAAACCGGACGCCGGAGACCTTGTGGAACTTCAAAATGAAGTCCGACTACGTCAAGGAGCCTGCTCCTGAGAGCATGTTCCAAGGCATCGTGAGACTGTTACGCCAGCCAGAAGGGCTTCTGTCTCGCGTTTACACAGTCCCCTACGGTGGAAGGATGGCGGAGATTCAAGAATCCGCCACCCCGTTCCCTCATAGGGCAGGTAACTTGTACAAAATTGCCTGTGTGGCTTACTGGCGGGACCGTGATGGTGAAGATTCGGATAAGTACATAAGATGGAGTCGAAGGTACTATGATTACATGACTCCTTATGTCTCGAAATCTCCGAGAGAAGTGTACTTGAACTACAGAGACCTCGACATCGGAGTaaataattttggtggacaaaCGAGTTACGAGCAAGCAAGCATTTGGGGCatgaaatatttcaagaaTAATTTTGATCGCCTTGTGAAGGTCAAGACGGTCATTGATCCGGCCAATTTCTTCAAGAATGAACAGAGCATTCCGCCATGTAAGACAGGGAGTAAGATGAAGTTGCCCGAAGCTGTATTTTCTTATGAATAA
- the LOC125207702 gene encoding 60S ribosomal protein L8 — MGRVIRAQRKGAGSVFKSHTHHRKGPARFRSLDFGERNGYLKGVVTEIIHDPGRGAPLARVTFRHPFRFQHQKELFVAAEGMYTGQFVYCGKKANLVVGNVLPLRSIPEGAVVCNVEHHVGDRGVFARASGDYAIVISHNPDNGTTRVKLPSGAKKIVPSGCRAMVGQIAGGGRTEKPMLKAGNAYHKFRVKRNSWPKVRGVAMNPVEHPHGGGNHQHIGHASTVRRDAPPGQKVGLIAARRTGRLRGQAAATAAKADKA, encoded by the exons ATGGGACGCGTGATCAGAGCGCAGCGTAAGGGAGCGGGTTCCGTCTTCAAATCCCACACCCACCACCGCAAGGGGCCGGCGCGCTTCCGCTCCCTCGATTTCGGCGAGCGCAACGGCTACCTCAAGGGCGTCGTCACAGAGATCATCCACGACCCCGGCCGCGGCGCCCCCCTCGCCCGCGTCACCTTCCGCCACCCCTTCCGCTTCCAGCACCAGAAGGAGCTCTTCGTCGCCGCCGAGGGCATGTACACCGGCCAGTTCGTCTACTGCGGGAAGAAGGCCAATCTCGTCGTCGGCAACGTCTTGCCTCTCAGATCCATTCCCGAAGGAGCCGTCGTTTGCAACGTGGAGCATCACGTTGGAGATCGCGGCGTTTTCGCTAGGGCTTCTGGGGATTATGCGATTGTCATCTCCCACAACCCCGATAATGGAACCACTAG GGTCAAGCTCCCTTCAGGTGCAAAGAAGATTGTGCCGAGTGGCTGTCGTGCCATGGTTGGGCAGATTGCCGGAGGTGGGAGAACTGAGAAGCCAATGTTGAAGGCTGGAAATGCATATCACAAGTTTAGAGTGAAGAGGAACTCGTGGCCCAAGGTTCGTGGTGTTGCTATGAATCCTGTGGAGCATCCTCATGGTGGTGGTAACCATCAACACATTGGTCATGCCAGTACTGTCCGTCGTGATGCACCACCCGGCCAAAAGGTTGGTCTTATTGCTGCCAGAAGAACCGGCCGTCTCAGAGGTCAAGCTGCTGCTACAGCTGCTAAAGCTGATAAGGCCTAG
- the LOC125207701 gene encoding organic cation/carnitine transporter 4 yields MWKHSPPKTSVPQEAGLRSPLVGEAERLCMDDMLKKYCGEFGWWQLRHFVLTSMAWALEAFHTMVVIFADREPAWRCVGSGCAVEATSMCGMEDGTWEWVEGPGSSTVAEFGLVCGDKYKVGLVQALFFAGCMIGAGVFGHLSDSRLGRKGSLVVVCILNAIFGCLTALSPTYPVYVALRLLTGVSTGGVGLCAFVLATEPVGPTKRGAAGMSTFYFFSGGIAALSGIAYAFRSWRALYIATSIPSILFLVFVLPFVSESPRWHLIRGEVGPAMQTMRAIARSNDGDLPATTLLALDEEVSGHSPRSMSAKQEAVTGSLVDVLRCPLTRVRLFLAAAVNFFCSVVYYGLSLNVVNLGTNLYLNVFLNAVAEMPAFFLTAVLLDRYGRKPLSIGTQWFSGAFCLLGGLMKGYGVWKTVRMVCGILGIFGMAGTYNLLFIYTVELFPTVVRNAALGCATQAAQMGAILAPFVVVMGERVPFLVFGACGMAGGMFAFLLPETLNRPLYDTMTGMEEGEGGGDLLS; encoded by the exons atgtggaaaCACTCGCCTCCAAAAACTAGTGTTCCACAGGAGGCGGGGCTGCGGTCGCCGCTTGTGGGGGAGGCGGAGAGGTTGTGCATGGACGATATGCTAAAAAAGTATTGCGGCGAATTCGGGTGGTGGCAGCTGAGGCACTTTGTGCTGACGAGCATGGCGTGGGCGCTGGAGGCGTTCCACACGATGGTGGTGATATTCGCCGACCGCGAGCCGGCATGGCGGTGCGTGGGCAGCGGGTGCGCGGTGGAGGCGACGAGCATGTGTGGGATGGAGGATGGCACGTGGGAGTGGGTGGAGGGGCCCGGGAGCTCCACGGTCGCGGAGTTCGGCTTAGTCTGCGGCGACAAGTATAAGGTGGGCTTGGTTCAAGCCTTGTTTTTCGCCGGCTGCATGATCG GTGCGGGCGTATTCGGGCATCTCTCCGACTCAAGGCTAGGAAGGAAAGGTTCCTTAGTAGTTGTCTGCATACTGAATGCCATCTTCGGTTGCCTGACCGCCCTCTCCCCGACCTACCCCGTCTACGTGGCCCTCCGCCTCCTCACCGGCGTCAGCACGGGCGGGGTCGGCCTCTGCGCCTTCGTCCTCGCCACCGAGCCCGTGGGCCCCACCAAGCGGGGCGCGGCCGGTATGTCCACCTTCTACTTCTTCTCGGGCGGGATCGCCGCCCTCTCCGGCATCGCCTACGCCTTCCGCTCGTGGCGGGCCCTCTATATCGCCACCTCCATCCCCTCCATCCTCTTCCTCGTCTTCGTCCTCCCCTTCGTCTCCGAGTCCCCACGCTGGCACCTCATCCGCGGCGAGGTGGGCCCCGCCATGCAGACCATGCGCGCCATTGCTCGGTCCAACGATGGGGACCTTCCGGCCACCACCCTCCTCGCCTTGGACGAGGAGGTTAGTGGCCATTCGCCCCGGAGCATGTCCGCTAAGCAGGAGGCTGTCACTGGATCCCTAGTGGACGTGCTCCGTTGCCCCCTGACACGCGTCCGCCTCTTCCTGGCGGCCGCGGTCAACTTCTTCTGCTCGGTCGTATACTACGGGCTGAGCTTGAACGTGGTGAACCTCGGCACCAACCTCTACCTCAACGTGTTCCTCAACGCGGTGGCGGAGATGCCGGCCTTCTTCCTCACGGCGGTGTTACTTGACAGGTACGGACGGAAGCCACTGAGCATCGGGACACAGTGGTTCAGCGGCGCGTTCTGCCTGTTGGGGGGGCTGATGAAGGGCTATGGAGTGTGGAAAACGGTTAGGATGGTGTGTGggattcttgggatatttggGATGGCGGGGACGTATAATTTGCTGTTTATCTACACGGTGGAGCTGTTCCCGACGGTGGTGAGGAATGCTGCGCTGGGATGTGCGACTCAGGCAGCGCAGATGGGGGCAATATTGGCGCCGTTCGTGGTGGTTATGGGGGAGAGGGTGCCGTTTCTGGTGTTCGGAGCGTGTGGCATGGCCGGAGGGATGTTTGCGTTTTTGTTGCCGGAGACATTGAACCGGCCGTTGTATGATACAATGACCGGTATGGAAGAGGGAGAAGGCGGAGGAGATTTGTTGAGTTag
- the LOC125207071 gene encoding formin-like protein 5: MLQRFDLSSVWELEIEKGLLFSLIVSSSGVGKMKIQVRKGVFCFVALVLLSAVVVISRVEEAEEPLLAYLVDSGLINLEMGELLRENCLPELLQAGKSLRDHEHRFAEKSSNSSGKSSRMQMHQAVNILLPHVHRILIDCARGKIRNVREEKNLGSTRRKLAQTPGEAPSPSLTSPAAPNPPGEQTSTSGLDEQSSNNKSHKKSVVIAVVVTASVTLVIVAVLFIFCGRCCGIGIKDERHLLSLSTSDYSISSSQKSFGLGTSVDEQKLGNESVISILNGNTTGGTYYYGESHCLSNIPLEDRNGVVISLVGNSFHAPPRMTASPPLMPHPGRRDPSNPPPFNNVAPAPPPPTVTPMKSAAGPRPPPPPPPPPIPSGAKASPPPPLISSGAKASPPPPLISSGAKAGPPPPPPPPILSGAKAGPPPPPPPLIPSGAKAGTPPPPPPPPPILSGAKAGPPPPPPPLIPSGAKAGTPPPPPPPPPILSGAKAGPPPPPPPLIPSGAKAGPPPPPPPPTLISSGAKAGSPPPGPPPPRPPPIGLKPPRPGPHPQSGSSKTKLKPFFWDKVLANPDHSMAWHQIKSGSFQFSEEMIENLFGYAPANNKNEVKKESSSQDAVSQYIKLIDPKKSQNLAILLKALNVTTEEVCDALEQGHELPPELIQNLLRMAPTSDEELKLRLYVGELSLLGPAERFLKVLVDVPFAFKRLECLLFMSTLQEEMSTLKESFAVLEAASSELQQSRLFFKLLEAVLKTGNRMNDGTFRGGAQAFKLDTLLKLADVKGTDGKTTLLHFVVQEIIRSEGIRAARAAQESIKSDDSSNQPPDEHLRSLGLQVVSGLSNEFENVRRAALLDTDILTGTVAKLGHALDKAGNILRSEMENIPPDNGFHQALRSFVQNAEVDVRWLHEEEIRIMALVKSSADYFHGKSGKDEGLRLFVIVRDFLIILDKVCKEVQATPPKGPKNRDATVDPPDPRQTTTPSHCR; encoded by the exons ATGTTGCAAAGATTTGACCTTTCAAGTGTTTGGGAAttggaaatagaaaaagggCTCCTTTTTAGCCTCATTGTTTCCTCGTCAGGAGTTGGGAAGATGAAGATTCAAGTAAGGAAAGGggtgttttgttttgtggCTCTTGTTTTGCTTTCAGCTGTGGTAGTGATAAGCAGGGTGGAGGAAGCAGAAGAGCCTTTGCTGGCTTATCTAGTAGACTCAGGGCTCATAAATCTGGAGatg GGTGAATTACTCAGGGAAAATTGTCTGCCCGAGTTGTTACAAGCTGGGAAAAGTTTACGAGATCACGAACACCGTTTTGCAGAGAAGTCGAGTAATAGCAGTGGTAAATCTTCGAGAATGCAAATGCATCAAGCTGTGAATATCCTATTGCCTCATGTTCATCGGATTCTTATAGACTGTGCAAGAGGGAAAATCCGTAATGTGAGGGAAGAGAAGAATTTGGGTTCTACGAGACGCAAGCTAGCTCAAACTCCTGGAGAAGCACCCTCTCCATCGCTAACAAGTCCAGCAGCTCCTAATCCACCGGGTGAACAAACTTCTACTAGTGGTTTGGACGAACAGTCGAGCAATAATAAGTCCCACAAGAAGAGTGTTGTTATTGCTGTGGTGGTGACAGCTTCCGTGACACTTGTCATTGTTGCAGTGCTCTTTATTTTCTGTGGCAGATGCTGTGGGATTGGTATAAAAGATGAAAGGCATCTTCTCAGCTTAAGCACAAGTGACTATTCTATTT CCTCTTCACAGAAGTCGTTCGGGCTAGGAACTTCAGTGGATGAACAAAAGCTTGGTAATGAGTCAGTCATTAGCATATTAAACGGTAACACAACTGGTGGAACCTACTACTATGGAGAGTCACATTGTCTAAGCAATATCCCATTGGAAGACAGGAACGGGGTTGTGATTAGCTTAGTTGGAAACTCTTTCCACGCACCACCTAGAATGACAGCTTCTCCTCCGTTGATGCCACATCCTGGAAGGCGAGATCCTTCTAATCCACCTCCATTCAACAATGTTGCTCCTGCTCCTCCACCACCCACCGTCACACCAATGAAATCTGCTGCTGGACCACGTCCTCCAccgcctccacctccacctcctaTACCGTCTGGTGCCAAGGCTAGTCCACCACCACCTCTTATATCCTCTGGTGCCAAGGCTAGTCCACCACCACCTCTTATATCCTCTGGTGCCAAGGCTGGtccgccaccaccaccaccacctcctaTACTGTCTGGTGCCAAGGCTGGtccgccaccaccaccacctcctctTATACCGTCTGGTGCCAAGGCTGGTacgccaccaccaccaccaccaccacctcctaTACTGTCTGGTGCCAAGGCTGGtccgccaccaccaccacctcctctTATACCGTCTGGTGCCAAGGCTGGTacgccaccaccaccaccaccaccacctcctaTACTGTCTGGTGCCAAGGCTGGtccgccaccaccaccacctcctctTATACCGTCTGGTGCCAAGGCTGGtccgccaccaccaccaccaccaccaactcTTATATCCTCTGGTGCCAAGGCTGGTTCACCACCACCAGGACCACCTCCACCTCGACCACCACCTATTGGCTTGAAACCCCCTCGACCTGGACCACATCCTCAATCTGGCAGTAGTAAAACTAAGCTGAAGCCGTTCTTTTGGGACAAGGTACTGGCCAACCCTGATCATTCAATGGCTTGGCACCAGATCAAGTCCGGCTCCTTCCA GTTCAGCGAAGAGATGATAGAAAATCTCTTTGGATATGCTCCTGCGAATAACAAGAATGAAGTGAAGAAAGAGTCGTCGTCCCAAGATGCTGTGTCACAATATATTAAACTAATTGATCCCAAGAAGTCGCAAAATCTTGCTATTTTACTTAAAGCTTTAAATGTCACTACAGAAGAAGTTTGTGATGCTCTAGAACAAg GTCACGAGCTTCCTCCGGAGCTTATTCAAAATCTACTAAGAATGGCACCTACATCTGACGAAGAACTGAAACTGAGACTTTATGTTGGCGAGCTTTCTCTGCTGGGTCCCGCAGAGCGGTTTCTAAAAGTGTTGGTTGATGTTCCATTTGCATTTAAGAGGCTAGAGTGTTTGCTTTTCATGAGCACTCTTCAAGAAGAGATGTCTACGCTAAAAGAATCCTTCGCGGTTTTGGAG GCTGCAAGTTCAGAGCTGCAGCAAAGCAGATTGTTTTTCAAGCTCTTGGAGGCCGTTCTTAAAACTGGGAATCGTATGAACGATGGGACCTTCCGTGGCGGTGCGCAGGCATTTAAGCTCGATACACTGCTCAAGTTAGCAGACGTGAAAGGAACAGATGGAAAAACTACACTGTTGCACTTTGTCGTCCAGGAAATAATCCGATCCGAAGGCATAAGAGCTGCTAGAGCAGCACAGGAGAGCATAAAGTCTGATGATTCCTCTAATCAACCACCGGACGAGCATCTGAGGAGCCTCGGCCTCCAGGTGGTCTCTGGCTTGAGTAACGAGTTCGAGAATGTCAGGAGGGCCGCTCTACTGGATACTGACATATTAACAGGAACAGTAGCCAAGCTCGGCCACGCCCTTGATAAAGCCGGGAATATCCTGAGATCCGAAATGGAGAACATACCGCCAGATAATGGCTTTCACCAGGCGCTGAGGAGCTTCGTGCAGAACGCTGAGGTTGACGTGAGGTGGTTGCACGAGGAAGAGATACGTATAATGGCATTAGTAAAGAGCAGTGCAGACTACTTCCATGGGAAATCTGGTAAGGACGAGGGCCTGAGATTGTTCGTCATTGTTCGCGATTTCCTAATAATATTGGATAAAGTATGCAAAGAAGTGCAAGCTACGCCACCCAAAGGGCCTAAGAACAGAGATGCAACGGTGGATCCTCCCGATCCACGACAGACTACTACTCCCAGCCATTGCCGATAG